The Blattabacterium cuenoti genomic sequence GACATCTTCTAATTTTTCTATTTTTTTCTTATCCCAATAAGAATATGGAACAGGATCTACAGAATCCCATTTCATAGAATTTTTTTGATTCTTTTCCATAAACTTTAAATATATATTATTATTCCCATCGTGAGGAATAACTATATCTGAATTCACTCCTTTTAGTTGTGTAGAACTACCGTTAACACGATAAAATTTATGTATAGTAAACTTTAAAGATCCCAATTCTTCATTAGAAAGAAAAAATTGATTTAATGGGTAAACAGTTTGCACTGTTCCTTTTCCATATGTTTGATCACTACCAACAATAATTCCTCTTTTATAATCAGATATTGCTGCAGAAAGAATTTCTGAAGCAGATGCTGAGAATTCATTAACAAGAACTATAAGTGGACCTTCCCATAATATTTTTTCGTCATTATTTTTTAATATCTTTTTTTTATTTTTACTACCTATTTGTACAATTGGAACTTTTCCTAAGAAAAAACCTGTAATTTTTATTGCAGTGTCTAAAGAACCTCCTCCATTATTTCTAATATCTAGAATTAGACCTTTTATATTTTCTTTTTTTAATTCTTTAATAATTTTTTTCATATCTTGAGCAGAATTTCTTCCTTTTTGATTTTCGGGATTAAAATAAAATTCAGGCAAAAAGATCAATCCATATTTATTTTTATTTTTATCCAATATGATAGCACTTCTTGCAAAAATTTCTTTTTTTTCTATGATATCTCTTATCAGAGAAACATCTTCTATAGATCCATTTTTTTTTTGAATTGTTAATTTTACTTGACTTCCTTTTTTCCCTCTTATCAAACGAATGGAATTTTCCAATAACATTCCTACAATATTCTTCGATTTTGAATCTATATCTCTTGATACTCGTATAATTTTATCTCCTATTTCTATTTTTTTACTTTTCCATGCAGGACTACCAACAATAATTTGAACAACTGTAGCATATCCTTTATCTTCTTGTAATTTAATTCCTATACCTTCTTTCTGTCCAGATATACTGAAATCAAAAATTTCTTTATCTTTAGGAGATAAATAATTGGAATGTGGATCGTATTGGGTGGTGATAGTGTTTACATACATAGAAAACCAGTCAAATTCTTTTTTTATTCTTAATTTTCTTAAATATTCTTGGATATATACTTCTACTTTTCTTCTTGATGTTGCTTCCTCATTAATAAATGCGTTTTTCCAAGTTTCTTTGCTTAAAACATTTAATTTTTTTTGATGAATAGAATCAATTATTTCTAATAAAGTCAAATATTTTAAATATTTTCTCCATTTTTCCATCCATTCTATATCATTTTTCGGATAATCAATATCTTTACTATCAATAAAAAGTATTTCTTCTTTATTAAAATTAAAAGGGGTCCTTAATAATTGAAAACATATAGATTCCACTTTTTTTACTCTTTGAGAAAAACGTTTTATAACAGCATTGAAAAATGTAGGATCTCCATGAGTCCAAAAATCATCTATTTTATTTTTATATAAAGAAAAATCTTCTATATCCTTTTGCAGGAAAAAACGTTTTTTATTATCTAATTTTTCAAAATATTTATTATATATTTTTTGTGAAAAATCATTATTGATAGAAATGGGATTTGGATGCAAAAAATGAATCGTTTTATATACTGTTTTCAATATCAAATGATATTTTTCTTGTTTTCCATTAGAGGAACAAAAACTAAATATAAAAATGAATATGAAATTAATTACTGTGTATTTCAATATGTTATATATTTTTACTTTAGTATTCACAATTATGTTTTTATTTAAAAATATGTTTTTATTTAAAAATATGTTTTTATTTAAAAAATAGTATAAATAAATTTTTTTGGAAAAAATTGGAAAAAATGAAGAAAAAACCAATTATTTTAGTAACAAATGATGACGGAATTATTGCTCCAGGAATTAGAGCACTTATTCATGCTATGAATCCTTTAGGTGACGTGTATGTTGTTGCTCCAAATAAGCCTCAGTCTGGTGTAGGACACGCTATAACTATGGATACAGTTTTATATTGTGATTCTGTAAAAATCGATAACGGTAACCAAAAGGAATGGGAATGTTCAGGAACACCTGTAGATTGTGTAAAGTTAGCCATTAACAAAATTCTTCCGAGAAAACCTGATATTTGTGTATCAGGGATTAACCATGGATCAAATTCTTCTATAAATGTTATGTATTCTGGAACAATTTCTGCTGTTATTGAAGCGAGTATTGAAGGTATTCCATCTATAGGATTTTCTCTACTCGATTTTGACTGGAATGCTGATTTTGAGGTATCAAAAAAATATGTTTATCAAATTGTGAAAAAAATACTTCATAAAACTGATCCTATTTCAGAAAATAAAATTAGTTTAAATGTAAACATTCCAAAATTGAAAGAAGAAGATATAAAAGGGATTAAAATATGTAGACAAGCGGAATCTAAATGGAAAGAAAGTTTTGATAAAAGATCTAATCCAAAAGGAAGAATTTATTACTGGTTAGTAGGTGATTTTATCAATTCTGATAAAAGAATAGATACAGATGAATGGGCATTAGAAAATGGATACGTGTCTATCGTTCCTATTCAATTTGATTTAACAAATTATCCTATATTAAATATTTTAAAATCCTGGAATTTTGTATTTTTTATTTCTATATTGTATTCATGGATTCTCTGATTTTTAATTTTAATATTAAAATACATAGATAGTGTTATCTTCTTTAGAAGGATCTTTCAATCCAAAAACTATTCAAGATTTCGTTGGACAACATGATATACTGGAAAATCTAAAAGTTTTTATTCAGGCTTCTAAAAAAAGAAAAGACGCTTTGGACCATATTTTGTTTCATGGACCTCCAGGATTGGGTAAAACAACACTTGCTCATATTGTAGCTAATGAATTATGTGTTAATATCACGATTACTTCAGGTTCAATATTAGATAAACCAGGAGATTTAGCTGGTTTATTAATTCATTTAAAATTAAATGATGTTATTTTTATTGATGAAATTCATAGACTTTCTCCAATAGTTGAAGAATATTTGTATTCTGCTATGGAAAATTATAAAATAGATATTATCATAGATACTGGGTCTAACGCAAAATCAGTACAGATAGATTTATCTCCTTTTACTTTAATAGGAGCAACTACAAGATCTGGGTTGCTCACAGAACCTATGCGTTCTAGATTTGGAATTAATTTTCGTCTTAATTATTATGAAAATAAATTGTTGAAAAATATTGTAAATAGAAGTGCAAAATTTCTAAACATTCCGATTACAGAAGAAGCTTCTTCTGAAATAGCTAATAGAAGCAGAGGAACTCCACGTATAGCTAACACTTTACTTCGTAGAATTCGTGATTTTGCTCAAATAAAAGGAAATGGAATTATTGATTTAAATATATGCAATTTAGGATTGCAAGCTCTTAATGTAGACAAAAAAGGATTATCCGAGATGGATAAAAGGATTCTTATATCTATTATAGATACTTTTAAAGGTGGACCTGTAGGAATTAACACTATATCTACAGCTGTAAGCGAAAATTCAGATACGATAGAAGAAGTTTATGAACCTTTTCTTATCAAAGAAGGGTATTTAATTAGAACTCCTAGAGGAAGAAAAGTTACTCAATTAGCTTATCAACATCTAAGACGAAATTCTGAAAAAAAATAGACTAAAATATTTTTTATTATCTATTTATAAAAATTAACTTTGTTGAAGTATTAAAATGAACAAATATCATGCCTTCAAATGTTATTGTCGGTCTCCAATGGGGTGACGAGGGAAAAGGAAAAATTACAGATTTACTTTCTAAAAATTCAGATTATGTAATCCGTTATCAGGGAGGAAATAATTCTGGTCATTCTATTCATATAAAAAACCATCGTTTTATTCTTCATTTGATTCCTTCTGGAGTTATTTATTCTCATATAAAATGTATTGTTGGACCAGGTGTTGTTGTAGATCCTAAATCTTTTATTAAAGAAATAAAAGATTTAGAATTAATGGATATTGATACATCCAAAGTTTTTTTAGCAAAAAGAGCACACGTCACTATGCCTTATCATCGTTTGCTAGATCAATATAAAGAAGAAACATTGGGATATAAATCTATTGGGACTACACATCGTGGAATAGGTCCTACTTATGAAGACAAAACAGCACGTATAGGAATACGTTTATTGGATTTTTTAAATATTAAGGATTTTTATCAAAAACTAAAATATAATATAGATTTCAAAAATCTAATTATTACAAAAGTTTATAAAAGAGAGCCTCTGATTTTTAAATCTATTTATGAAGAATATGTAGAATATGCAAAAATTATTTCTAATCGTATTATAGATTCTGTTTATGAAATTCATAATGCTTTTCATAATGGGAAAAAAATTCTATTTGAAGGAGCTCAGGCTATTTTATTGGATATTAATTATGGAACATATCCATATGTAACTACTTCTTCTCCTTCTACAGGAGGTGTCTGTATAGGAGCAGGAGTCCCACCTAATTTTTTAGGTAATTTTATAGGAGTTGCAAAAGCATATTGTACACGTGTAGGATTTGGTCCTTTTCCTACAGAAATTCAAAATAATATAAATGACGTTATACGCAAGAAAGGCAACGAATATGGAGCAACAACAAAACGTTCAAGAAGATGTGGATGGTTAGATTTAATGGCTCTTAAATATTCTTGTACAATTAATGGAATTAATTATTTAATTATTACAAAACTAGATGTATTAAGCGAGTTAGAAACTATTAAAGTTTGTGTAGAATACAAATGGAATGGAAGAATTATCAAATATTTTCCAGCAAATATAGAGAAGGATATACAAAGTGTTTATATAGATTTTCCTGGCTGGAAAAAGGATATATCTCATATCAATGAATATGAAAATTTACCAGAAAATTGTAAGAAATATATTAAATTTATTGAAGATTATCTAAATTTAGAAATACTTTTAATTTCTGTAGGATCTGAAAGAAATAAAAATATTATTAAAAATAAATATTCATTTTTTAAAATTTTTTCTTAAAAAAATATTTTCTTGTGAAAGAATATAAAAATCCTTTAGTAGAACGATATAGTAGCAAAGAAATGTTATATAATTTTTCTCCAAAAAAAAAATTTTCTACTTGGAGAAAATTGTGGTTGTATTTAGCGGAAACACAAAAAGAATTAGGGTTAAATATCAGCGATGAACAAATCTATGATTTAAAAGAACATTTGTATGATATTGATTGGGATAGAGTTTTTTTTTATGAAAAAAAATTTCGTCATGATGTAATGGCGCATTTATATGCTTTCGGAGAAAAGGCTAAAAAAGCAAAACCTATTATTCATTTAGGTGCTACTAGTGCATTTTTAGGGGATAATACGGATATTATTACGATTCGTGATGGATTAGAAATTTTACTTAAAAAAGTAGTTAATTTAATTTTTCGTCTTAGAAATTTTTCCATAGAATATCATAATGTACCTACTTTAGCTTTCACACATTATCAAGCTGCTCAGTTAACAACTGTAGGCAAACGTTCTTCTTTATGGATACAAAGCTTGCTTTTAGATTTAGAAGAATTAGAATTTAGACTTAAAAATATTCATTTCAGAGGAGTAAAAGGGACAGTAGGATCAGCTGATAGTTTTAAAGAATTATTTAAAGGAAACTTACAAAAAGTAAAAAATTTAGAAAAAAAAATATCCTATAAATTTGGATTTCAAAATGTTTTTTCAATTACAGGACAAACTTACGATAGAAAAGTAGATTCTCAAATATTAAACTTATTATCCAATATTTCTCAATCCTCTCACAAATTTAGCAATGATTTACGTTTGCTTCAGAATTTGAAAGAAATGGAAGAACCTTTTGACGACAATCAAATTGGATCCAGTGCTATGGCTTATAAACGTAATCCTATACGTAGTGAGAGAATTGCTTCTTTAGCAAAGTATGTTATTTCTTTATCAAATAGTTCTGCCATAGTTGCAGCAACTCAATGGTTAGAACGTACTTTGGATGATTCTGCTAACAGAAGATTAGTTATAGGACAATCATTTTTGGCTGTAGATGCTATTTTAATGATTTGGAATAACATATTAGAAAATATTGTTGTATATCCTAAAATCATTGAAAAACATGTTGAAGAAGAACTTCCATTTTTAATAACTGAGCACATCATTATAGAATGTGTCAAAAATGGAGGAGATAGACAAGAAATTCATGATAGAATACGAATTCATTCTATGGAAACAAATAGGAAAATAAAATTAGAAGGAAAGGAAAATGATTTTATTCAACGTATTTCTCGTGATAAAAAAATACCAATTCATAAAAAAAAAATAGATCAAATGCTCAATCCAGAAAATTTTATAGGATTTTCTTCTGATCAAACTTTAGAATTTATTGATAAAAAAGTTAATCCAATATTAAATCGATTTCATCATTTAATTGATTCTGATATATCTAATATGGATAGACAAATTTGAAATATTTATTTATGAATCTTAGAATTTATATACAAAAAAAAGATCCTTTTGATATTGATTCTAGAAAATTATATCAGGAATTAAAAAATAATATAGATATTTCATTATCTCGAGTGATTATTTATTATAGATATGATATATTTAATATAAGGAAAGAACTTTTATTAGAAAGTTTACCCAAAATTTTTGTAGATCCTGTCACAGATATTTTACATGAAAAAATAAATTCAAATAATCCATGTATAGAAGAAGTTACGAGAAAGTGTTATGACCGTGCAAATGCTGCTATGCAATGCATAAAAATTTTAGATCCTAAATCCAATAATGTTTTTATAAAAAGCAGACAATTGATTGAATTCATTGGAATTAATAGAAACAAAGATTTTTATGAAATTAAAAAATATCATGTAAAAATAAAATCGGATCTTAATGAAGAAAATAGAAAAAAAAATGATCTACAAGTTGTAGATCATTTCACAGATTTTTCTATTGAAAAAATCAATCAATTTCATGATACTTGTAATCTGTCCATAGATAAAAATGATTTGTTATTTATACAAAAATATTTTATTCAAGAAAAACGAAATCCAACGCAATTAGAATTGCGTATATTGGATGCTTATTGGTCAGATCATTGTAGACATCAAACTTTTTATACAAATTTAGTGAATATCTCTTTTGATGGTTTTTTAAAAAAAACATACAAAAATGTTTTTAATAAATATTTAAAAGATAAATATTTAATTGGAAGGTCAAAATATCCTATTAATTTCATGGATTTATCTAATCTTCCTTCTGTAATTTTTCATAAACAAGGGAAATTAAAAAATTTTTTTCCATCTCATGAACAGAATGCGTGTGTCATTAAGATAGATGTCGACATAGTTGGTTGTAAAAAAAAAGAGAAATGGTATTTATTATTTAAAAATGAAACACACAATCATCCTACTGAAATTGATCCCTTTGGTGGAGCTTCTACCTGCATAGGGGGTGCTATTAGAGATCCTTTGTCTGGAAGGGCTTTTGTTTATCAAGGGCTAAGATTAAGTGGAGCAGCTGATCCTACAAATCCAAAAACCATTGATGAAAAATTTCCGCAACATAAAATTTGTTTAGAATCAGCTTATGGATTTAGTTCTTATGGAAATCAAGTAGGAATAGCGACAACACATGTTCATGAAATTTATCATGAAGGATATAGAGCGAAAAGAATGGAAATTGGAATGGTTATTGGAGCTGTACCTACTAGTTTTATAAAGAAAAGAAGACCAAAAAAAGGAGATATAATTTTATTAATTGGAGGATTAACAGGAAAAGAAGGAATAGGGGGAGCTACTGATTCTTCTAAGGAGTATGAGGAAAATTCCAAAAAAAATATACCACAGGGACAAAAAGGAAATCCAATAATAGAAAGAAAAATACAGAGATTTTTTAGAAAAAAAGAAGTTATTTCTTTAATCAAAAAATGCAATGATTTTGGGGCAGGTGGAGCTGCAGTTGCTATAGGAGAGTTAAGCAATAGTTTAATCCTTAAACTAGATAAAATACCTGTAAAAAATGATAAAATAGAAGCTCTTGAAATTGCTCTTTCAGAATCTCAAGAACGTATGGCTGTGGTATTAGATCCCAAAAATGTGGAAAAATTTATTCATTTGGCTCGTGAAGAGAATATTATGTCTACACCTATAGCAGAAATAACTGACAATAAACGTATCATTTTTTCCTATAAAGGAAAAGAAATTTTTAACGTAAAAAGTTCTTTCTTGAATACAAGAGGCTCCTATAAAGAACAATCTGTTTGTGTAAGTTCTCCTATTTCAATTTCTCCTTTTGAAAAATCAAAAAAATTTTTGTTTAACAAAACAATTTTTTTAGAGACTCTTTCCAAATTAAATGTAGCTTCTCAGAAGAGTTTAGTAGAAATGTTTGATAGTACTGTAGGTTCTACTACAGTTTTAATGCCTTTTGGAGGAAAATATCAAATGACTCCATGTGAAGGAAGCGTTCAAAAAATTCCTGTTTTAAAAGGAACTACAAATACTGTAAGCTTAGCGTCTTGGGGATTTCATCCTGAAATTTCTTCTTGGAGTCCTTTTCATGGAGGAGCTTATGCAATTGTAGAATGTATTTCTAAAATTGTTTCTATGGGAGGAGATTATAAGAAATCCTATTTTAGTTTTCAAGAATATTATCAAAAATTAGGAAATGATCCAAAAAATTGGGGGAAACCTTTTTCTGCTTTATTGGGAGCTTATCATGCACAAATGTCTTTAGGTTTGGTTTCTATTGGAGGAAAAGACTCTATGTCAGGAACATATAAAAATATACATGTCCCTCCAACATTTATTGCTTTTGGAGTATCCACTGGTTCATGTTTAAATGTTATTTCTCCTGAATTTAAAAGGATAGGAAATAAAATTTATTTGTATTATCATCATTCATTAAAAAATGAAATGCCAGATTTTGATTCCATAAAAAAATCTTATGATAAAATCTATGATGGAATTCGTTCAGGAAAAATTGTTTCAGTACAAACAGTAAAAGATGGAGGGATTGCTATTGCTATTGCAAAAATGTCATTTGGAAATGGTTTAGGAGCGGTCATAAATTGCAACAAAAATTTGCTTGAAATAAGTATAGGTACCTTAATTATAGAATCTTCATCTCCTATTTCAGATGATTTTATTCCAATAGGAGAAATAGTTTCTTCAAAATCATTAAATTTTAATGGAATATCTATTGATATTAATGAATCTATAAAATATTGGTTAAAAACCTTTACTTCTGTGTTTTCTTACAATGAAATTATAGAAAATGTTAAAAAAGTAAAAATACCAATCAGTAAAGAAAAAGAATGGAATTCTATAAAGTGGAAATGTAGGTTTATAAAAAAAGGGAAACCACGTGTATTTATTCCAGTATTTCCTGGAACAAATAATGAGTTTGAATCTGTTCGTGCATTTGAAAAAGAAGGATCTATAGTAAAAACTTTTGTTTTTCAAAATTTAAATGATCAAGATATTATGGAATCCATATTTCATATTAAAAAACAGATGGAATCTGTGCAAATATTTATGCTTTGTGGAGGTTTTAGCGCTGGAGACGAACCAGATGGAGCCGCCAAGTTTATTGTATCTCTATTACATAATCCATATATTAAGGACTCCATTCAACGTTTTCTTGATAAAGATGGATTGATACTAGGTATTTGTAACGGATTTCAAGGTTTGATAAAATCTGGATTGTTACCTTATGGTAAAATTTGTTTAAGGAATTATAAGTCTCCTACGTTAACTTATAATAAAATAGAAAAACATATATCTCAATGTGTTCATATAAAAGTAATTTCTGATCAATCTCCATGGTTAAATGGAATGAAAAATAAAATATATAATCTTCCTATATCTCATAGTGAAGGTAGATTTTATGCAAAAAAAGAAATAATAAAAATCTTATTTCAAAAAAATCAAATTGCTACACAGTATGTCGATTTAAAAGGGAATCCTAGTTTAGAAAGATTATATAATCCCAATGGATCTGTTTCTGCTGTAGAGGGATTATTAAGTGAAAATGGTAAGATTTATGGAAGAATGACTCATCCAGAACGTTACGATAATGGATTATTAAAAAATATACCTAATGTCCATGAACATTCTATTTTTAAAAATGCGGTACAATTTTTTTTATAAAAATTAAATCATATTATATATGAAAGTAGCTATATTCATTGGAAGTATTTCCGATAAAAAAACTATGAAAGCAGCAACTGAAATACTAAAAAATTTTAATATATATTATAAATCTTATGTAATTTCCGCACATAGACTTCCTGACGTTTTATCGAATACTATCAAAAAAATAGAACATGAAGGAACAGATGTAATTATTGCAGGAGCTGGATTATCTGCTCATTTGCCTGGAATTATATCTTCTAAAACAATATTACCCGTAATAGGAGTTCCTATTCATAATAATAATGGATTGTTAGGAGGTATGGATTCTCTTTTTTCTATGGTGCAAATGCCAAAAGATGTACCTGTTGCTACAGTAGGAATCAATAATTCTTATAATGCCGGGTTATTAGCTATTCATATTTTATCTATAAAAAATATGGATCTTAAAAAATCATTGCTAGAATTTCGAATAAAAAAAAGAAAAAAATTGATCAATGAAATAGAGCAATATTTGTGATTATGAATTTCGTAATTAAAAAAAATCTTTTATTAGAAGGAAAAACAAAAAAAATATACAATACTAATAATCCACTTGAAGTACTGGTTCAGTATAAAGATAATCTAACATCTATGGATGGATTAAAAAATAAATTCTTACAGGATAAAGGAATTATAAATAATGAAATTAGTACATTAATCTTTAAATTTATTAATTCTTGTGGAATTAAAACTCATTTTATACGAAGAATTAATAATAGAGAACAGTTGTGTCATAAAGTAGATATAATTCCTTTAGAATTTGTTGCTCGAAATATTGTAGCCGGAAGTATGTCGAAACGTTTAAATATTCAAGAGGGAATTCATTTATCGAATACAATTTTCGAAATTTTTTATAAGAATGACAAATTGAAAGATCCATTGATTAATGATCATCATGCTGTATTTTTAGGAATAATTTCTTATGAAGAACTCAACACTATTTATAAAATTATATCGAATATAAATAATATTCTCAAAAAATATTTTTTAGATAAGGATATTATATTGGTAGATTTTAAAATAGAGTTTGGTAAAAATTATAAAAATGATATTTTATTGTCTGACGAAATTAGTCCTGATTCTTGTCGTTTTTGGGATAAAAAAACAATGAAAAAATTAGATAAAGATCCATTTAGAACTGGATTAAAGGAAGAAGTTCTTGACATTTATATGGAAATATTAAAAAGGTTAAATGTAAGATAATCCATATAAAATAATGGAGCAAAGATATTCTTTTTCCAAAAAGATAATATCTCAATTATCACATTCGATTTTGAAAAATTGTTATACTGATAAATTTCATGATGAATGTGGTGTTTTTGGGATTTTTTCTCCTCAGAAAGTAGACACTTTTTCTTTAATTCAATTTGGATTATTTGCATTACAACATAGAGGACAAGAAGCCTGTGGTTTTTCTGTTTTGCGAGATGGTTTTATTTTATCTCATAAAAGTGAAGGTCTTGTTTTAGATTTTTTTCGAAATATTTCGAATTCTGAATGTTATCATGGGAATGCCGTTATTGGTCATACACGTTATTCAACAGAGGGAGGACAAAGTAAGAAAAATATTCAACCTTTTTTTGGAGAGGATTCTGATGGAAAAAGTACTATATCCATAGTACATAATGGAAATTTAGTCAATGCTAAATATATTCGAAAAAAGTTGGAATCTGAAGGGTTTCATTTTCTATCAGAGTATTCTGACTCTGAAGTAATATTACGTTTAATACAAAAATATTTATTAGAACATAATAATAGCTTAGAAACAGCTATTAAAAAAACAACTCAAGATATTATAGGAGCTTATTCTGTTATCGTTCTTATGGATAATAAAATGGCTGCGTTCAGAGATCCAAATGGCATACGTCCCTTGTGTTATGGAATGTTAAATGAAGAAACTTATATATTTAGTTCCGAAACTTGTGGTATAGACTCTGTAAATGGATTTTTTATAAGAGATTTATTCCCAGGAGAAATTATTATTGTCGATCAAAAATCAATCCGATTTTCTCTTATAAAAGAGAAAAAATATACAAAAAAAAGAATATGTTCTTTTGAGTATATTTATTTTTCTCGTCCTGATTCCTTAATTGAAAATATAAATGTGTATGAAATTCGTGAAAAAAGTGGAGAGAAACTTTATGATCAAAATCCAGTGAAAGCAGATGTAGTCATTGGAGTACCAGATTCAGGAGTTCCAGCTGCAATTGGATACTCTAAGGCTTCCGGAATCCCTTTCAAACCTATTTTAGTAAAAAATAAATATATTGGGAGATCTTTTATTCTACCTAAACAGGAAATGCGTGAAAAGATAGTAAACTTAAAATTAAATCCTATTTTAGATGAAATAAAAGATAAACGCATTGTTATTATTGATGATTCTATAGTTCGTGGAACTACTAGTCGTAGATTAGTTTATATGTTGAGAAAAGCAGGAGCAAAAGAAATTCATTTTAGAAGCGCTTCTCCTCCTATTATAGCTCCATGTTATTTAGGAGTAGATACCCCTAGTAAAAAAGATCTAATTTCATACAATTATTTTGATAAAAAAAGTATAGCAAAAATTCTAGACGTAGATAGTTTAGATTTCTTAAGCATGGAGAATTTAGTAGCCATTCTTGGAAATAATCATTACTGTTTCGGTTGTTTTACAGGAAACTATCCGGTAAAAAAATATAATAACAAATTATGAAAGAAAGTAATATCACCATATTCAAAATCAATAAAATTTTAAAAAAAACTTATAATAATAGGGTTGTTAGTACATTAGATCATTTTTCCGGATTTTATAAAATATATGAATGTGGATACAAAGAACCTATTTTAGTTTCTGGAGTTGATGGAGTTGGAACTAAATTGCGTTTAGCTATTAATTACAAAAAATATTCTTTAATTGGAGAAGATTGTTTTGCAATGTGTGCAAATGACGTTTTATGTCACGGTGCAACTCCTTTATTTTTTTTAGATTATTTAGCTTGCGGAAAACTTGATTCTTCTATTGTGGAAAAAATAATAGAAGGAATAGCTATTTCTTGCAAAAAAACTAATACCTGTCTTATTGGAGGAGAAACTGCAGAAATGCCAGGTATTTATAAAAAAAATGATTATGATATTGCTGGGTTTTGTGTAGGTATTGTAGAGAAGAATCATCT encodes the following:
- the ruvB gene encoding Holliday junction branch migration DNA helicase RuvB, which translates into the protein MLSSLEGSFNPKTIQDFVGQHDILENLKVFIQASKKRKDALDHILFHGPPGLGKTTLAHIVANELCVNITITSGSILDKPGDLAGLLIHLKLNDVIFIDEIHRLSPIVEEYLYSAMENYKIDIIIDTGSNAKSVQIDLSPFTLIGATTRSGLLTEPMRSRFGINFRLNYYENKLLKNIVNRSAKFLNIPITEEASSEIANRSRGTPRIANTLLRRIRDFAQIKGNGIIDLNICNLGLQALNVDKKGLSEMDKRILISIIDTFKGGPVGINTISTAVSENSDTIEEVYEPFLIKEGYLIRTPRGRKVTQLAYQHLRRNSEKK
- a CDS encoding carboxy terminal-processing peptidase, which gives rise to MNTKVKIYNILKYTVINFIFIFIFSFCSSNGKQEKYHLILKTVYKTIHFLHPNPISINNDFSQKIYNKYFEKLDNKKRFFLQKDIEDFSLYKNKIDDFWTHGDPTFFNAVIKRFSQRVKKVESICFQLLRTPFNFNKEEILFIDSKDIDYPKNDIEWMEKWRKYLKYLTLLEIIDSIHQKKLNVLSKETWKNAFINEEATSRRKVEVYIQEYLRKLRIKKEFDWFSMYVNTITTQYDPHSNYLSPKDKEIFDFSISGQKEGIGIKLQEDKGYATVVQIIVGSPAWKSKKIEIGDKIIRVSRDIDSKSKNIVGMLLENSIRLIRGKKGSQVKLTIQKKNGSIEDVSLIRDIIEKKEIFARSAIILDKNKNKYGLIFLPEFYFNPENQKGRNSAQDMKKIIKELKKENIKGLILDIRNNGGGSLDTAIKITGFFLGKVPIVQIGSKNKKKILKNNDEKILWEGPLIVLVNEFSASASEILSAAISDYKRGIIVGSDQTYGKGTVQTVYPLNQFFLSNEELGSLKFTIHKFYRVNGSSTQLKGVNSDIVIPHDGNNNIYLKFMEKNQKNSMKWDSVDPVPYSYWDKKKIEKLEDVKIKSINRLSKKKGLITIYKTIQSLEKNFSKTKKLSLNWEKLYLQNRKTKIKKKISQKIKNYLNIYGSLIFPSSYEINQEKLESKEQKEWKKNLKKDFYISECVQILRNFNEIP
- the surE gene encoding 5'/3'-nucleotidase SurE is translated as MKKKPIILVTNDDGIIAPGIRALIHAMNPLGDVYVVAPNKPQSGVGHAITMDTVLYCDSVKIDNGNQKEWECSGTPVDCVKLAINKILPRKPDICVSGINHGSNSSINVMYSGTISAVIEASIEGIPSIGFSLLDFDWNADFEVSKKYVYQIVKKILHKTDPISENKISLNVNIPKLKEEDIKGIKICRQAESKWKESFDKRSNPKGRIYYWLVGDFINSDKRIDTDEWALENGYVSIVPIQFDLTNYPILNILKSWNFVFFISILYSWIL
- the purB gene encoding adenylosuccinate lyase, which produces MKEYKNPLVERYSSKEMLYNFSPKKKFSTWRKLWLYLAETQKELGLNISDEQIYDLKEHLYDIDWDRVFFYEKKFRHDVMAHLYAFGEKAKKAKPIIHLGATSAFLGDNTDIITIRDGLEILLKKVVNLIFRLRNFSIEYHNVPTLAFTHYQAAQLTTVGKRSSLWIQSLLLDLEELEFRLKNIHFRGVKGTVGSADSFKELFKGNLQKVKNLEKKISYKFGFQNVFSITGQTYDRKVDSQILNLLSNISQSSHKFSNDLRLLQNLKEMEEPFDDNQIGSSAMAYKRNPIRSERIASLAKYVISLSNSSAIVAATQWLERTLDDSANRRLVIGQSFLAVDAILMIWNNILENIVVYPKIIEKHVEEELPFLITEHIIIECVKNGGDRQEIHDRIRIHSMETNRKIKLEGKENDFIQRISRDKKIPIHKKKIDQMLNPENFIGFSSDQTLEFIDKKVNPILNRFHHLIDSDISNMDRQI
- a CDS encoding adenylosuccinate synthase; the protein is MPSNVIVGLQWGDEGKGKITDLLSKNSDYVIRYQGGNNSGHSIHIKNHRFILHLIPSGVIYSHIKCIVGPGVVVDPKSFIKEIKDLELMDIDTSKVFLAKRAHVTMPYHRLLDQYKEETLGYKSIGTTHRGIGPTYEDKTARIGIRLLDFLNIKDFYQKLKYNIDFKNLIITKVYKREPLIFKSIYEEYVEYAKIISNRIIDSVYEIHNAFHNGKKILFEGAQAILLDINYGTYPYVTTSSPSTGGVCIGAGVPPNFLGNFIGVAKAYCTRVGFGPFPTEIQNNINDVIRKKGNEYGATTKRSRRCGWLDLMALKYSCTINGINYLIITKLDVLSELETIKVCVEYKWNGRIIKYFPANIEKDIQSVYIDFPGWKKDISHINEYENLPENCKKYIKFIEDYLNLEILLISVGSERNKNIIKNKYSFFKIFS